The Mercenaria mercenaria strain notata chromosome 1, MADL_Memer_1, whole genome shotgun sequence nucleotide sequence aaataaagtatcattattcatatgtttttcgtctgaTATTTTGGAGGAACTAAGAtcgttcttgaaaaaaatgtgattggatattgtttcgatttatggaaggccgtacgcGCCATAATgctataatggaagtctatgggaaaacaattgatgTTCTCTAACCTAAACCATGCTTTATTCTTTACTCTTAAAAAAGAATACGTAGGTTTATCGTTCCTAATTCGTGTAGCTTCAAAGCATATTATTActaaagtaagtaatatgttttttgtatcatgtctttttatttatttaaacaaaatttaatactaaAGCTTAGTCTAGAATAAAACTGCCGTTTTTGCTGTTTTCAGAGGGAAATTTGTGTAAACAGAGTATTTCTTGCGCTCTGTTAACACATCTTTTTACACATGGGCGTTCCGTGATAAGCGTAAACGTACTGCAGCCAGCCCTTTAAGGGAGAAATCAAAAGGAACTAAcgaattgaaaattaaatcttGCATCCGCCCATATTTTCCCAACAAATCACGAACCATCATCCATTTGCCATGCCATTTCAGTACAAATACACGAAAACctcaaaatattgatcattgatCAAAATGGAAGACTCGTGACAAGTATTTCGGCAAATAAGGACTGTTTTAAGTAAGTTCAGATAAACAAAATGCTCAAAACTGCAAAATTCcgaaataaaagctattaattttgctcAACTTCATTAGGTTATGGTGTAATTTTAACACTACAATGTCTTGTAATGTTTGTGCTGTAATTGATTCATCATTCCggcattattaaaccatttagCATCAAATCGGAGACAGATTAATGTAATTTTCCagaaggatgaatatacaaacgCATTTAGTTTCGTGTACATCTATTCGTAAATGATCATATTCCACTTCTGCTTGGCCCCCTTTGACAAGACTATCGAAAGAATTTTAACCCCAAGTGATTCTTTTCTAAAGACAATCTGTTTCAAGACCCGAACCCTTTCATTTCCAACTCGGACATAACTCCCTAGAAAAGACTATgtaagttgttgttgttgtttagacCAAAAAGAACGCACTGGAAAATCTGTCTACACCAAATGTTTCCCATTTCCTTGGGCAACGGAGTCAGAAAACACCCTTCTTGGAAAAAGCCCCTTCCATAGGTTTTGGTGCAGGTATTATCTGGAATAGCCCAATATGTTGCGTTTAGGTGGCTGTATTATATAGTAATTAACAGGTCTTTTAAATGTAATTGTTGTTATTAGCTAAAACCTATTTTACAAAATTGCAGCAATATATTCATGTATGAACAAGAATCGTCAATCAAAAGTTAGTTCTCAAAATTATGTTTTCTGCAAATGGTAATTATCGTTACTGTAAAACAAGTGATGTGCTGGTGTAATGAAACATTCAAAAAAGATTAGACCACCACTGGAATGTAACTAAAAGACATGGGACACAAGAGGCTTTGCCTAAACCTTAAACTCCcatcaaaactgtaaatgtaaatgtaaatgtaaatgtaatctttttttcaatttgcCTGGAGCAACATTCGGTACGGTGTATACCGGATTTTAGTCAGAGCTATCAGTGAACTTCCGGTATAAACAAATTAGGGTATTTCTTCGAAATTTGCAACTGTAGGATGATGATATGACGTATCAGTTCATAATACGTTATTAAACACGTTATTACAGTTAAGAGGTTTGTATTAATCGTGCATAATCAGGGTTTCATTGGAAATTGAACCTTTCATGTATGtatcccagactcaccagtttcgacgcacataacaagcaacatagccgcgctttttcattcagtaacatacgtgactctattagatgttgcatgtgcactaaccttttatgcattgaatcataccaataacatcttattctaaacaactaactgccagaaatcaaaaggtaaacaacaactagtgtggtcGGCCATACTTTTTTCGTACACACCTATTTTGACGCATCTTACATGATTcttgttacgaagcttttgattggcttaaatatttgtgcaatcactgtaagtaatgtgctacaccataactgtcatggatgctgcaataaaacttgacacaaaagcagaTGCAAATAGGTAATCAATATTAaggccaaatgatataaataaacctgaaaacatttaaacattcatgaacatatggggctaagaacataaataatcattctgttttttttaatacacactgtcTGATGTTTCTTCTTCcatttttctggactgcagtgtttacagaggaatttggcacattttgttttatacaaaactttagatgaacccagtgttcgcagcctacttgacaagagaaaaaaaatgaagtgtgttgtaatgatcgcattgatatataatgcgtacaccttccaaaacagtgcataaaaagtgcgactacatatgtcacatggcagtgatgtgaccttgatagcaccaaagtcggctgcagacgtacaacataatttccagtaacttttttaatctaagcttccacagggacgtttttaaaatggatgaaaatttgcattagtagaaacattaaaaatcatgtatggggtaaatgtaagttgataaatatcttcaagTCCTGAACTTTCCAACATTTTTATTGGTAAAattaaccatgatgttttctgtcattacaccgagtaactacgtcatcggaaaccccaagttaatcgagaacgaggtcaaaacaaaaatggcgtcgaaataggtgtgcgtaaaattacgtggTGCGACGATATGAGTCTTCGGGTATTTGAATTGGAAAttgcattatttatatttttaactcgagtatacgaagtatggagagctatcctactcgacctggggTCGGCGTCCGCGTTGGCATCTgcatccttccgcgtccgcactttggttaaagttttgatgcactttctctttatctttgttattacttgatggatttacatcaaacttaaagtagttgtgcccccctttttacttagaattccagtttaaagttttggtgcactttcactttatcaaTTACTAAagggtagagaacaccaattgttttcccatagacttccattataacattatggcgtgtacggccttccatatatcaaaacatgtatatccaatcacatttttttcaagaactatcttagttccaccaaaatatcggacgaaaaacatatgaatagtgatactttatttaagtaattttcgtgtgaatgagatgaccccctgtttacatcgttgtcatggcgggagaaattcatttgatgaaactttttttcaatacacataaaatgtagcaaattttgtcaaaatgtcattcccagtaagttccctgtacttttttgaattggtggtctctgacctgtatggatttgattcaaacttaaaatagttttcaacatcatcacccacatcatatggcacaagggtcataactctggcaccaatatttcatgatttatctcccctttttacttagaatttcaggttaaagttttggtgcactttcactttatctcaattattactataataagtggatttgattcaaatttaaagtagttgttcagcCTCATccctcacatcatatgacacaagggccaaactcttgcaccagtatttcatgaataatcccccctttttgtttagaatttcaggttaaagttttggtgcacttttactctatctcagttattattaaatggatttcagattcaaacttaaaatagttgttcaacatcatcactcacatcatatgacacaagggccataagtcttgcaccgtcatttcatgaattatcccccctttttacttacaatttcaggttaaagttttgatgcactttcactctaactcagttattactgaatggatttgattcagacttaaaacagttgttccaccttatcacccccatcatatgacacaaggtccataactctgacaccaatttttcatgaattatgccccttttacttagagttaaaggtaaattttgatgcattttcactttatctcaggttattacaaaatggatttgattcaacatgacacaaggtgcatcactgttgcaccaatatttcatgaattatatgccCCCTAtttgctaagaattatacatagtatttaatgttttgatacacttgatccttatctgtcttattacttaatacttttgacacagactgacactcaagctattatccaatatttcattGGACACTATCCatcatcgaaatagttgagctcgctgtctcctgtgacagctcttgttgtcatTTTCCATTAACAATATAAAATGGTTTGTTCAAAGGAGATGAAAACTATGTACATATGATTTTGTTTCAAGGAGAGGTAATATATTGCATGCAATTACATACAGCAAGCaaatttttcgttgtttttacagatattcttaaaatgaataaaatgacaaCGCTTATGGagataccgtatagcgggttatttctgcggtcaaaatattctgcgttttggccccaaaaaatgtgaaacaaatttctgcgtgttttatttctgccttttcacttaaaatggaagagaaatttctgcgttttcgatgCCAAGGAGGAGGTTATTCCTCGCATGATCGgacgttgtgagaatgatagcgtatgaaaacaataagctAAATTACTGTAAACTGCAGTAAATTATCTTtgtatttaatgaatacattgtaggatataataatttgcgaaatgaaaaaatataagtccaacaacaataaatcattGCACAAACAGCAACTGCAAAATACGGTATACATGTAACGGTTacacttatataaaggttactaaagtatcAGTTGTTTAGATGATCGCCACAAGGGATTAATAAGGacaacacaagtgaaattcactcagtttatttcattcacaaaagaaaaacgttttctgaagaattaacagttaggactttgactgaccatcacacctaattattatgattataccactatcggtaattgttagatggcgacggtaattttcaataattagacCAGGcaattgtgaacttcggattacctcggataacatagcgtgaaacaacgttggtgaaaataaaaaaatgcagattttttgcgttttaaatttttgctggatgaatattctgctggaaatacttttgcgattctaccgagagaccgcagaaacgcagaaatattgcccccgcagaaataacccgctatacggtattatAGTTTGCCGTAAGCACTTGTTGTGATCATTCCATGAATATCAGTCAGACAAGCAGCGAACACTTCATACGTTTGATATAATGTTCATGGGATGTTAATTCATTTGGtattcacttttcacatgcataTTAGATCTGCCAAGAAGAAGTTGCTGCAATTTACTGCATCTCCCACTATTTCCCACTTTTTGCAAGCTTAGGAGTATTTTCCAGTAAGGGAATTCCCAGTAAATACTGGTGGGAATTCCTGCCCCTGGGAAATCCTGgaccactttgcctacaaacgtCCAGAGAGCAAGTTGCTGTGATCATCCAGTGAACTAGTTTCTGCGATCATCCTGCAAACTAGTTGCTGTGAACATGTCGCAAGCTAGCTGAAAACCACGACTACCAAGCAAAACCTGGCCAGAAATTGCCCATGAAATAGCATGCACAGAAAAAGTCAAGATCGCTTACTTCtagattttgaatttgatttcatGGTCCAAGAAATACAAGAATTGATCAAAGCTTTGTGCTGCATAGGCAAATTAAGACCAGAAGTGTGGGTGACTGTGCCTTGGTTGACAGTATCATCTACATTAACAAAAGATGTACTCTTTCTTATGATTCAGTTTAATATCATGTTCTGCAGTGACTGAGTGGTCTAAGGTGCTAGTTCTTATGCACGtcttttttgtcatatctttgtttttgtcttattttgtttCTATAACATAATGTTCTCAaggtaaaagaaaagaaaaaaaagattatatttaaaattaaaggaaaaaatagATTGCCACCATAAGAAAGTGAACTCACAAATTCATGGCCACGAAAAATAAGGTGTGAGTAGAAACCAGTGCAGTGCTTTTCCCCACTAATTTGGGAATGAGGCGGGGGCCTTTACAATTGAGAAGAATGCCTCTTAAAAGGCCTCCATTGGGatttgttaaaagtatttttttttattaaaaatatatatactaggTCACATTTAAGATAACAATTGCcataatttatcattatgcattaagttagcaaattgtcttgtgtttcaaatgtttagtGTTTAagtcttgtttgaaaaagttgggaaaaaaagacaataaattaAACTTCGGGAATTTTAGCTTTGGAATTGGGGGGAAAAAACACatactatttgccattgggattAATTTGGGGCCTAATTTTGGCTTCAAATTggccagaaaaaaacaacaacactgcaGTGTCTAAGACCACTATGATACATTGGACATGTGTATGATATGGAATAAATTTAATGGTCATAACAGTATGAATGTCTTTCTGTTTGTAGAGACAGTTGACGAAATGGAGGCAATGGAGATTAGCACTAACCCAGACTTCGAGCACTCTGTTAATCCAGATGATCTAGAGTGGGTTGTGTTTACCAAAGGAGAGACAGAGGAACCTTTTGAATCATGGTTGCAGCGAAATTTACCTTCTGCTGTTAGCAAGTAAgcttgttgtaccccccgacaacaaagttgtaaggggggttatactggtttcaggttgtctgtccgtccgtctgtctgtctgtccatctgtctgtccgtagacacaatcttgtgcgcaccatctctcctcatccccttgacacaatgtaatgaaacttcacacaagtgatcagtagttgtgcatggggtatgtaaggttatttcagataaaaaaattgcagagttacgggactttgttttttgttactatactatatacatagacacaatcttgtgcgcaccatctctcctcatccccttgacacaatttaatgaaacttcacacaagtgatcagtaacaacagtagttgtgcatggggcatgttaggttctttcagaataaaaaattgcagagttacaggactttgttttttgttactatactatatacatagacacaatcttgtgcgcaccatctcttctcatccccttgacacaatataatgaaacttcacacaagtgatcagtaacaacagtacttgtgcatggggcatgttaggttgtttcaacgacaaaaattgcagagttacgggactttgtttcttgttcacatactatgtacatacagtctgcatatgcaatcttcattcttgtgcgcgcctaatcttctgaacccttgcacacaatttaacgaaacttcacacaagtgatcagtatcaaccctagctgtgcatggtgcatgttacgttcttttagataaatattctgcatagttatgggactttgttttttgttactttactgtatacatacagtctatatacatacagtccacataattatgcaatcttgtgtgcatcaaattgcaatgtactatgtcagtgcatgtgggaggtacattcatcacctttagtgatagctctagtttatatttgtcatgtttgttCATTCAGCTCAGAGTATTTTCCTTACATTATATATTGAAAATGTCTTTTGAACATTATCGACattaaagttttttatgttaTTATGAAATAGtgattgttttattttccactctgaacattttatatttaatggACCAGTTACTAGCAGAGAGGGTAATGCCCTACTTGAAGAGAATGTAATGCTCCCTCACCGTTCCATTCCTAGAACAGATAATAATACCACCCCAAAGGGCCTTCCTTAAGTAAGGGCAGTTCCCAATCCCAGTTTTTATAAGAGAAGGTATTGGCCCCTTTTTCATAGAAGAAAGGGTAATATACTTCTTTCTGTAAGAGAAGGTAGTCCCCTCCCCACTTCCTAAAAGAGGGATAATGCTCCCCTCAACTTTTTGTAAGACAGGGTAATGCTGATAGGCTCTGGTACTTTGCATAGAAACCAGAATTTGGTTGTATTTTGGGTTGTTTAtgacgttgcgtacgttgttggcgaacatcgggAATTTGTAAGTTTCTtacacttcaatgtttcatgaaattcgttttagaaatacgatTGTTTATAtgcttatatcacaagaaaggcaaaacaatcgcCCTGTTAGTAAATGTGATCGCATCTGCGTTAAataattagtaaaaatttaattcgacatagTATAATAGAAAAGAACacaaaaacgtcatgtaagatgtaacaaaattTACCAATGCGCATTACATAACGGCTTagttaattcataaaaatttttttttccgtcaaataagaagactcAGAGACGTGACGTcaactatatttgacgtcatttcAATCATTTGCTTTTcaatactttctgtaacaaatctGAAGCAAAAGACAGTTCCAACTGAAAACGTAAGATTTTATGTCTTTCCTCGACCGgatttattaaaacttctgtaGTTTCTTTAACTATCgtatgctttctataatattcattttgacaaaaagtacataaattctacttttgaatttGTAAGTTGTTGTCCTGTTTTAACTTGgataatggcgtttaatatatgtatactttaatctagccgcgatgtcacacgtgtcaaaaaatgcaaaaaataaaattacgaagttgttacgtgccAAAATGTgtacagaaatatgtatttgtttacaaataagcgactacagtctgaaattacatacaattgtctgcaaattgatatgcataagtctAACGTTGaatataaatcaaatttatcacatgaaaattgcaaaatctagccgaaATGTCACAaccgtgaaattaatgtaacgtcgacgttatgTTTGAAAACTTAATAACGTATACGCATTATAATTGTATCCAAACATTGCAgtataattcactgtctgataaataatttgattgaataagCATCATTcgacatctatatcaaatatttcttttaaatatcggaacgatatgatttatgaaaactgtagccCAAACACCACCAAGTAATCCCTGTAACGTCAAAGGGGTTAAAACCGACGATAACATCAGTTACGCTAATGTTCGCtaacaatgagcgtaacgtctTATGTAAAAGTCATGGTCAGTGTTTGTAGAAAGTACTGTCTGTTCCACTCCTTCGGCTTCTACTTAGTTAAGCTGGCTGGAGGTACCAATTAActcatttttatatgcccaaaaGGAGGCTTTaagttatgacgctggtgtccgtctgtttGTCTTTCTGTCCATCTATCCGTTAGCATCTGTTTGTCTGACTGTCTGTAAGTCTGTAAGCAATtttttgtctgctctgtaactcttgaaccccttgaagaattttgaagaaacaaatgttcaccacatcaagactacacttatgggtcaaaggtcatgtagAGTTTCTTTTATGTCTGCCTCCCATGGGCCTTTTAAAGTTGAAGCCACTTTTTAAGAGAAAGTGCCAAATTGAATCCAAATTGCTGAAATTTGgtcacattttaacaaaattcttgtTGCCGCTTAAAAATCggtagccagttctttgaatttgtagcatttggcaACATTGGTGAGTGGCAATGGAGGCATTGTAgactgtaactcttgaactgcttgaaggatatgcagagctcatgtttcagatggctcgcttcaaggtcaaggtcacagttaggggacAAATGTCATACATTCAGGggtatattgctccacattgcggaggtcttgttcttttttgttgtctAAACTGGATGACTTTTGTACTATACAGAAATATTGCCCTATTTTGATAAAACAGTTTTATGCTTTAAACTTCAGAGAAGCAGGTTTTGGTTGGGTGTGTATTCGAAGGGAACCACTGCAAGGCTGGGCTGATGAGCCGGATCTTGGTGGCTTGTATGACTCGTGGGAGCAGTTCTTATCTTCAGGGAGACCAGTCACCTACCAGAACATCAGGGAACTGGCCTTAAATCATAATGTAAAGAGTGGAAAATGGCTGTTCTTTGCTGACTCAGGCGGCAAAGTTGATCATCTATGGACCATTGTCGCCAGGGCTGTCATTAACAATACATTGCCATGTAACTCTGCAAAAGTGTCTACTTATGATGGCTCAAACAGGCATGTCATCTGTATTTATAACAACGATTTCAATGATAAGGAGCAGGTGTTGAGTGCTGAGCAAGCTATTCGGAATATGGGGATAAAGAGCAAGATGCTCTATAAACCTGATGTCTATACCTGCTTAAATATTTATAGGAAGAATAAGTGGGGTCTGCCTGCCAATATCATGCATAGCAATTATGATCTGTTGAGAGGTTCCTCAGTTATTGAGTCAGGAGTGTAACATTACTGTTGAGTGGATTCTCTTTCATTGCATCACACATGTAACACTTCTGTCAGAGATGTCTGAATCATTTATCTGGTCTTAGGATGTGATACATCACATTAAAAATAGTTCTAGAAAATAGCCCTTTTACTGTGAATACTGACCCTGTAGAATCAAGTGTTAGAGGTAGTTTTAGTAAATAGCTTCTACTGTGAATATTGACCTCATTGAACAAGGATGTTAGAGATAGTTTTACGAAATTATCTTTTACTGTGAATACTGACGTCATAGAATCAAGGATGTTAAAGATAGTTCTAGAAGAAAGCAATTTACAGTGGTCATTGACCTAACTGATCCAAGGGTGTTATAatttaaaatgtcactgctgagcATCCAAAATTCTTTTATAGGTCATCTTTACTCATTGACTGAGTCAGAAGTGTAAGCTTTCCATTTCATGAATGAAACAGATCAATATATAGTGAGTGTCAAGACTCCACTTTGATTGTTTTACTTGTTTTGTTAGATATTCAGAGAGGCGTGTTCTCAGTTATCTGATGAGGTTactagaatgtttgtctgtttggGGATTGGGAAAACTACTAGTGTAaataaagaagtataaaattcaCAGAATGGCGACAGGAGATAATCTCATGTAAGCTCGTGTcagcgcgttatcttattgaagcgtttgctggcttgatcaatcgtgatcaaatcgacagacgcttattaaagtattacactggcgataTGGCCGGCACATAATAAACCGAATcagtccaattttcaaacgacaaaAGTTACTGTTGATTTCTCAGGCTTCCAATCATCAATTCATTCATTCCCAGTTTAGAAAATActgataacattaaaaaaaaacaccattatcattataaaaaaaCAGTCTGATAGAAAGTTTCtcatgacacaaatttttatccttctgctgtctgtttcatacacagTTAAAATGAGATCTCATCCAGTTCCCACGtgatgttggcaagatttgctctatatgcttTTCAAGTTGccgatttatatttttttatagctctttggtataaACACCCAGTTGGGCGATATTCAAAACAATTACCACACCTTGATAGTTTTTGAAATGCACTTTCAAAATAAATCCTTGTTAATCTATGGGAATGTTACATCGAGTATTTACTTAAGGTGTAATAATTAAAATTAACCTATTATGGTATTAAACTACAGTTGAATTTCGTTCACTCGAACTTGGATAAATCAAAAACCACCCTTGGCTTGAGCTCATCCTCGGGTGCGGGCAGAGTCCCTTTATAATGTATACTTTTTATGGCTCGAACTACCAATACCTCGAATAAATTTGGCCGGTCCAGTCTAGTTGGAGCGAATGAAGTTAATCTGTATCTGTTGACACATAAAATAGTGAATGAAGATTTAGTGTGCCTTTCCCTGTAAGCCTTTTACTTCAGTTTCATTGAAACGACTTTACTCTATTTTTATTAGCCATTCTTTCTGCTAAAAATTTACTTGTTA carries:
- the LOC123533282 gene encoding UPF0696 protein C11orf68 homolog, whose protein sequence is MEAMEISTNPDFEHSVNPDDLEWVVFTKGETEEPFESWLQRNLPSAVSKEAGFGWVCIRREPLQGWADEPDLGGLYDSWEQFLSSGRPVTYQNIRELALNHNVKSGKWLFFADSGGKVDHLWTIVARAVINNTLPCNSAKVSTYDGSNRHVICIYNNDFNDKEQVLSAEQAIRNMGIKSKMLYKPDVYTCLNIYRKNKWGLPANIMHSNYDLLRGSSVIESGV